One window of Streptococcus troglodytae genomic DNA carries:
- the dinB gene encoding DNA polymerase IV, with protein sequence MLIFPLINDTSRKIIHIDMDAFFAAVEERDNPKLKGKPLVIGADPRQTGGRGVVSTANYLAREFGIHSAMSSKEAYERCPQAIFIRGNHTKYRQIGLQVREIFRRYTDLVEPMSIDEAYLDVTENKLNIKSAVKIAKLIQRDIWEEFHLTCSAGVSYNKFLAKLASDYDKPHGLTVILPQDAEGFLATLPIEKFYGVGKKSVEKLHALHIFTGKDLQQVPEMTLIDLFGRFGFDLYRKARGISNSPVKNDRIRKSIGSERTYGKLLYNDEDIKLELSKTARRVADSLKKHGRKGKIVVIKVRYSDFSTLTKRKTLDVPTQDFEVIERSAHRIFDHLTENNSGVRLLGVTVTALEDSAREELSLTTDEF encoded by the coding sequence ATGCTTATTTTTCCGCTGATTAATGATACGTCACGAAAAATTATTCATATTGATATGGATGCCTTTTTTGCTGCAGTAGAAGAACGTGATAATCCTAAATTGAAAGGTAAACCGCTTGTAATTGGTGCTGACCCCCGTCAAACAGGCGGCCGTGGTGTTGTTTCGACAGCTAATTATTTGGCCAGAGAATTTGGCATACACTCAGCCATGAGTTCAAAAGAAGCTTACGAACGTTGTCCGCAAGCTATTTTTATCAGAGGCAATCATACTAAATACCGTCAAATTGGATTACAAGTCAGAGAAATTTTTAGACGTTATACAGATTTGGTAGAACCCATGAGTATTGATGAAGCCTATTTAGATGTTACTGAAAATAAATTGAACATAAAATCAGCAGTGAAGATTGCTAAACTTATTCAACGCGATATTTGGGAAGAATTTCATTTAACTTGTTCTGCTGGTGTCTCCTACAATAAATTTTTAGCTAAGTTGGCTAGCGATTATGATAAGCCGCATGGTTTAACAGTCATTTTGCCACAGGATGCAGAAGGCTTCTTAGCAACCTTACCTATTGAAAAGTTTTATGGTGTGGGGAAAAAATCTGTTGAGAAACTGCATGCTCTTCATATCTTTACGGGTAAGGATTTGCAACAGGTGCCGGAAATGACCTTGATTGATCTTTTTGGGCGTTTTGGCTTTGATCTGTATCGAAAAGCACGTGGTATCAGTAATTCTCCTGTCAAAAACGACCGCATTCGTAAATCTATTGGCAGTGAGAGGACCTATGGGAAATTGCTTTATAATGATGAAGATATTAAACTGGAACTATCAAAGACTGCCAGACGAGTAGCTGACAGTTTAAAAAAGCATGGGCGCAAAGGAAAGATTGTCGTTATTAAAGTTCGTTATTCGGATTTTTCAACACTGACCAAGCGAAAAACCTTAGATGTACCCACTCAGGATTTTGAAGTTATTGAACGTTCAGCTCATCGCATTTTTGATCATCTGACAGAAAATAATTCTGGTGTCCGTC